The region CCTCGCCGCCGCCCTCGCCCGCGGCACCGCCTTCGGCGCCGTCGCCTTCCAGGGTGCCGCCTTCGAGGATGCCCTCGATGTAGTTCGGTTCGCCCTGCAGCTTCAAATGGCTGACGACGCGATGCACTTCCTCATCGGATACAAACGCGCCATGCACGCGCATCGGCAAGCCCGTGCCGGGCGGCATGTACAGCATGTCGCCCATGCCCAGCAAGGTTTCCGCGCCCATCTGGTCCAGGATCGTGCGCGAGTCGATCTTCGACGATACCTGGAAGGCGATACGCGTTGGAATGTTGGCCTTGATCAGCCCCGTGATCACGTCTACAGATGGGCGCTGCGTGGCCAGAATCAAGTGCAAACCGGCGGCGCGCGCCTTTTGCGCGATACGCGCGATCAATTCCTCGACTTTTTTGCCCACCACCATCATCAGATCGGCCAGCTCGTCGATGATGATGACGATGGTCGGCAGTTTTTCCAGCGGTTCCGGCGAGTCCGGCGTCAGGCTGAACGGATTCGGGATGTGTTCTTCGCGCTTTTTCGCGTCGGCAATCTTCGCGTTGTAGCCGGCCAGGTTGCGCACGCCCATCTTGCTCATCAGCTTGTAGCGGCGCTCCATCTCGTTCACGGCCCAGTTCAGCGCGTGGCCCGCCTGGCGCATGTCGGTGACGACGGGCGCCAGCAAATGCGGAATGCCTTCGTAGACGGACATCTCCAGCATCTTCGGGTCGATCAAAATCAGGCGCACGTCGAGCGGGTCGGATTTGTACAGCAGCGACAGTATCGTCGCATTGATGCCGACCGACTTGCCGGAACCGGTGGTGCCGGCCACCAGCAAGTGGGGCATCTTGGCCAGGTCGGCGACGACGGGCTTGCCGGCGATATCCTTGCCCAGCGCAATCGTCAGGCTGGACACGCCATCGTTGTAGACCTTGGAGCCGAGGATTTCCGTCAGGCGCACGATCTGGCGCTTGCTGTTCGGCAGCTCCAGCGCCATGTAATTCTTGCCGGGTATGGTTTCCACGACGCGGATCGACGTCAAGGACAGCGAACGGGCCAGGTCGCGCGCCAGGCCCACGATCTGGCTGCCCTTGACGCCCGTGGCCGGCTCGATTTCATAGCGCGTGACGACGGGACCGGGGTAAGCGGCCACTACCTTGGCATCCACGCCAAAGTCGGACAATTTCTTTTCGATCAGGCGGCTCGTGAATTCCAGGGTTTCCACGGACACCGTTTCCACCACGGGCGGTGCTTCATCGAGCAGGGACAGCGGCGGCAGCTTGCCATCGCCGAGTCCCTCGAACAGATGCGCCTGGCGCTCCTTTTCCACGCGCTCCGACTTCACGACGGTAACCACCTGCGGCTCGATCTTCATCGGTGGCGCGGCCACGTGCTTTTCCACGTGCTTGGCCCGTTCGATGACCACCACTTCGT is a window of Janthinobacterium sp. 1_2014MBL_MicDiv DNA encoding:
- a CDS encoding DNA translocase FtsK, with amino-acid sequence MTKPAQATQNSYTRKPVERRPLPNRLVRLLSEARWFALAAFALYFVLILASFNKLDPGWSHATNVDKVANLGGKLGATFSDLLLYIFGFSAWWWCVWLLRTVWNGYRRLSKRFLLEEEEVEREHHVEMLIRIVGFSIMLIGSMGLEYLRMAKSLHVQLPRDPGGVLGQLIGHSAHVAFGFTGATLLLLLLFGLGFSLFFHVSWLQVAERIGGAIEDAFNWFVLRYQDREDRRQGEVAAVRRDEVVVIERAKHVEKHVAAPPMKIEPQVVTVVKSERVEKERQAHLFEGLGDGKLPPLSLLDEAPPVVETVSVETLEFTSRLIEKKLSDFGVDAKVVAAYPGPVVTRYEIEPATGVKGSQIVGLARDLARSLSLTSIRVVETIPGKNYMALELPNSKRQIVRLTEILGSKVYNDGVSSLTIALGKDIAGKPVVADLAKMPHLLVAGTTGSGKSVGINATILSLLYKSDPLDVRLILIDPKMLEMSVYEGIPHLLAPVVTDMRQAGHALNWAVNEMERRYKLMSKMGVRNLAGYNAKIADAKKREEHIPNPFSLTPDSPEPLEKLPTIVIIIDELADLMMVVGKKVEELIARIAQKARAAGLHLILATQRPSVDVITGLIKANIPTRIAFQVSSKIDSRTILDQMGAETLLGMGDMLYMPPGTGLPMRVHGAFVSDEEVHRVVSHLKLQGEPNYIEGILEGGTLEGDGAEGGAAGEGGGEADALYDQAVAVVLKNRRASISLVQRHLRIGYNRAARLLEQMEQSGVVSTMQSNGNREILVPAASAE